The Nicotiana tabacum cultivar K326 chromosome 14, ASM71507v2, whole genome shotgun sequence genome contains a region encoding:
- the LOC107815530 gene encoding auxin-responsive protein IAA14-like has product MYLHVSADNSLEFDTILKPFGIYAHETIYFAPLIFVTTLLYYCILQHCPFLSLFLSLIFCKVVILLTRSGRKGRRDNFMDLKETELCLGLPGGGERDKIKGKRGFSETVDLKLNFQTNDSSSAMDLKEKIKTPTTKEIANCNKDSVKPPAKAQVVGWPPVRSFRKNVMAQKNNTEETEKSSATAVAFVKVCMDGAPYLRKVDLKMYKSYQQLSDALAKMFSSFTMGNYGAQGMIDFMNESKLMDLLNSSEYVPTYEDKDGDWMLVGDVPWEMFVDSCKRLRIMKGSEAIGLAPRAMEKCKRRI; this is encoded by the exons ATGTATCTCCACGTTTCAGCAGACAATTCATTGGAATTTGATACCATATTGAAACCATTTGGTATATATGCACATGAAACCATATACTTTGCTCCCCTTATTTTTGTTACTACATTACTATATTATTGCATTTTGCAACATTgtccttttctctctctctttctctctctaatattTTGCAAAGTTGTCATTTTGTTAACAAGAAGtggaagaaaaggaagaagagatAATTTCATGGATCTCAAAGAAACTGAGCTGTGTTTGGGGTTGCCTGGTGGTGGAGAAAGAGATAAAATCAAAGGGAAAAGAGGGTTTTCTGAAACTGTTGATCTGAAACTCAACTTTCAAACCAATGATTCTTCTTCTGCTATGGATCTCAAGGAGAAGATCAAGACTCCTACTACCAAAGAAATTGCTAATTGTAACAAGGATTCAGTCAAGCCACCTGCCAA GGCACAAGTGGTGGGTTGGCCACCAGTTAGATCTTTCAGAAAGAATGTAATGGCTCAGAAAAACAACACTGAAGAAACTGAAAAGAGTAGTGCAACTGCTGTTGCATTTGTGAAGGTTTGCATGGATGGTGCACCTTACCTACGTAAGgtagatttgaagatgtacaaaAGTTACCAACAACTTTCTGATGCTTTGGCCAAGATGTTTAGCTCCTTTACTATGG GAAATTATGGGGCCCAAGGAATGATAGATTTTATGAATGAAAGCAAGCTGATGGATCTTCTCAATAGTTCTGAATATGTACCCACCTATGAAGATAAAGATGGAGACTGGATGCTCGTGGGGGATGTACCTTGGGA GATGTTTGTTGATTCATGCAAGCGTTTACGCATAATGAAAGGATCAGAAGCTATTGGACTTG CACCAAGAGCTATGGAGAAATGCAAGCGCAGGATTTGA
- the LOC107808363 gene encoding phospholipase A1-Igamma2, chloroplastic-like has product MIISNSRIISLFTNLQKPNIMKNPSQATMFFFSEPGKKVTTRNYSLKVLSKNDSSFPILSDIKKKKNKVYDDEEAKIAEKWKDIHGQNDWEGMLDPIDPLLRAELIRYGEMAQACYDAFHLDQDSKFCGSCKIDPGLFFQSLGLSANHGYNVTSYIYSMYHINIPSFFKVPLWPDAWSHKANWIGYVAVSNDEYSTHLGRRDITIAWRGTVTDLEKIADFMDFQKPTRYHKIPSRDPTIKVEAGFLEIYTSKDDECNFCKVSAREQVLAEVKRLIDRYSNEEISITITGHSLGSALATINAYDIAEIGLDVREDGRVIPICVFSFSGPRVGNIRFKQRLEGLGVKVLRVVNKHDKVPAVPGIFLNENVPTFVQKVGELFLPWCYLHVGEELVLDHKTSPFLKDIDNLTYFHNLEVHLHLLDGFHGEGRSIWHGSSREKALVNKTTDFLKDDFSVPPNWWETEYRKLIEQHKGQWMIDHQQSSLKNHSPEEDDQNHHL; this is encoded by the exons ATGATCATCTCCAATTCTAGGATCATATCTTTGTTCACAAATTTACAAAAACCAAACATAATGAAAAATCCTAGTCAAGCCACTATGTTCTTTTTCTCTGAGCCAGGAAAAAAAGTTACTACTAGAAATTACTCTCTCAAGGTTTTATCAAAGAACGATTCTTCCTTTCCTATATTATCCgacataaagaagaagaaaaacaaagtttACGACGATGAAGAAGCAAAAATAGCAGAGAAATGGAAAGATATTCATGGTCAAAACGATTGGGAAGGGATGCTTGATCCTATCGATCCTCTATTACGAGCAGAGCTAATACGTTATGGTGAGATGGCACAAGCATGTTACGATGCATTCCATTTGGATCAAGATTCTAAGTTTTGTGGTAGCTGTAAAATTGATCCTGGATTATTTTTCCAGAGTCTTGGATTGTCAGCAAATCATGGTTATAATGTAACCAGCTATATTTATTCCATGTACCATATTAATATACCAAGTTTTTTTAAAGTACCTCTTTGGCCTGATGCATGGAGTCATAAAGCAAATTGGATTGGCTATGTAGCAGTTTCAAATGATGAATATTCGACACATTTAGGGCGTCGTGACATAACAATTGCGTGGCGTGGCACAGTGACAGATCTTGAAAAGATAGCAGATTTCATGGATTTTCAAAAACCAACTAGATATCACAAGATTCCTAGTCGCGATCCAACCATAAAAGTTGAAGCAGGATTCTTGGAAATCTACACCAGCAAAGACGACGAATGCAACTTTTGCAAGGTCTCAGCAAGAGAACAGGTTTTAGCTGAAGTGAAGCGATTGATAGACAGATACTCGAATGAGGAAATAAGTATAACAATAACAGGACATAGTTTGGGAAGTGCTTTAGCTACAATAAATGCTTATGATATTGCAGAGATTGGACTAGATGTACGCGAAGATGGTCGCGTTATACCTATATGTGTCTTCTCATTCTCAGGGCCAAGAGTTGGGAACATTAGATTTAAGCAaaggcttgagggattaggagtgaAGGTGTTAAGAGTAGTAAATAAACATGACAAAGTTCCAGCAGTTCCTGGGATTTTTCTAAATGAGAATGTTCCTACATTTGTTCAAAAAGTTGGTGAATTGTTCTTACCTTGGTGTTATTTGCATGTTGGAGAAGAGCTTGTTTTGGATCACAAGACTTCCCCTTTCTTGAAAGATATAGATAATCTCACATACTTCCACAATTTGGAGGTTCACCTGCATTTACTCGACGG ATTTCATGGGGAAGGAAGAAGCATTTGGCATGGGAGCAGCAGGGAAAAAGCTTTGGTGAATAAAACAACAGACTTTTTAAAAGATGATTTCTCTGTTCCACCAAATTGGTGGGAAACAGAATACAGAAAGCTAATTGAGCAGCACAAAGGACAGTGGATGATCGATCATCAACAGAGTAGTCTCAAGAATCATTCCCCTGAAGAAGATGATCAAAACCATCACCTTTAG
- the LOC107808361 gene encoding E3 ubiquitin protein ligase DRIP2-like, whose product MDFATRQASIKSVLTCGICKKLCKKVTIIEECCHRFCKKCITKKITEEKSHICPVCNLDLGCAPLQKIRPDNQVQEIRDIFSNRRKEYIERGIIEGNSKKGESKKVAEDNNAMLIDNPLPATSSRIKEKSISSLVSTKPEVSNNQNVPSGRRKGHVRNANAPRFQDPIKFDLNVEHKLKGDQSGSSSTPLLSGKATQNKEQVESAAETSKNDISKKPTPRKGEPLDGMNDLWEPLNTLVIKGVSLGNSNKSKSTEPASNFAPIVNLEDEDEEEDDEDDEEYVPSKTKEHKVSKPNVQKEETRSTNIPAAAPSSTSGKGKKGRRGRKKKETLPSGGGSSNAPEVRVTNEATSSSRKNERTSPIWFTLVASDKQESPSPLPQIPSRYIKIKDVNMPASYIKKYLAQKLSLQSEDEVEIRMLGLPILPALPLYRLVELWLRAAPSSEIRKAKVGGSAKDFVMVLTYSRNLRPQPH is encoded by the exons ATGGATTTTGCTACACGGCAAGCAAGTATTAAGAGTGTTTTGACATGCGGAATTTGCAAAAAACTATGCAAAAAAGTCACCATAATTGAAGAATGCTGTCACAGAT TTTGCAAGAAGTGCATAACAAAGAAGATAACAGAAGAGAAATCGCATATTTGTCCAGTATGCAACTTGGATTTAGGCTGTGCTCCATTGCAGAAAATCAG GCCTGATAACCAAGTCCAAGAGATCCGCGACATATTCTCTAATAGAAGAAAAGAATACATTGAGCGTGGAATAATTGAAGGAAACTCCAAAAAAGGCGAAAGCAAAAAGGTTGCTGAGGATAATAATGCCATGCTTATTGATAATCCATTGCCTGCTActagctcaaggataaaggagaAGTCAATCTCTTCCTTAGTGAGTACTAAACCTGAAGTTTCAAATAATCAGAACGTTCCGAGTGGAAGAAGAAAAGGCCACGTTCGAAATGCTAATGCTCCTCGTTTTCAAGATCCAATTAAATTTGATCTTAATGTTGAGCACAAGTTAAAGGGAGATCAGTCTGGAAGTTCAAGTACTCCTCTTCTTTCAGGCAAAGCTACTCAAAATAAAGAACAG GTGGAGAGTGCAGCTGAGACCTCAAAGAATGATATCTCAAAGAAACCTACTCCAAGAAAAGGTGAACCGTTGGATGGTATGAATGACCTATGGGAACCACTAAATACCTTGGTAATTAAAGGTGTGAGTTTAGGCAATTCCAACAAATCCAAGTCCACAGAGCCTGCCTCAAACTTCGCTCCAATAGTCAATCTTGaagatgaagacgaagaagaagatgatgaagatgatgaagagtACGTCCCTTCTAAAACAAAGGAACACAAAGTTAGCAAACCAAATGTTCAAAAAGAGGAAACTAGATCAACTAATATTCCAGCTGCAGCACCATCAAGTACTTCAGGAAAAGGCAAAAAGGGACGCCGTggcagaaagaaaaaagaaacactTCCCTCTGGTGGCGGATCAAGTAATGCGCCTGAAGTACGAGTTACTAATGAGGCCACAAGCAGCAGCAGAAAGAATGAAAGAACCAGCCCTATTTGGTTTACTCTAGTTGCATCTGATAAACA GGAAAGTCCTTCACCTTTGCCACAGATTCCTTCCCGCTACATAAAGATCAA GGATGTGAATATGCCCGCTTCGTACATAAAGAAGTATCTTGCACAAAAACTGAGTCTCCAGAGCGAAGACGAG GTGGAGATTCGCATGTTAGGCCTTCCGATTCTTCCTGCATTGCCATTGTACCGACTAGTAGAGCTGTGGTTACGTGCAGCACCAAGCTCAGAAATTAGAAAGGCAAAAGTGGGAGGTTCTGCCAAAGATTTTGTGATGGTTTTGACATATTCTCGCAACCTTAGACCTCAGCCTCATTGA